Proteins encoded together in one uncultured Desulfosarcina sp. window:
- a CDS encoding methylenetetrahydrofolate reductase C-terminal domain-containing protein, which produces MHATIQKPIEEIVSYIRSGEKVFVVGCNNCAWKCHSGGEGETEKMAERLTRRGVEVVGYTVPGPQGMSLCKLDHTRKVLQEDYADQIANADSFLVLGCGQGVHTVIDATDGGMVHPGCDTIFGGETVSAEDIEEYCSLCGECIIEFTGGLCPMTLCSKQLLNGPCGGAENGMCEVDKERPCGWVMIYERLKKLGRLELLDPYQKPKNHAKWSRPRTLKVSETEATFCSQAGKVTVSNQD; this is translated from the coding sequence ATGCACGCCACCATTCAGAAACCCATCGAAGAGATCGTCAGTTATATCCGGTCCGGGGAGAAAGTGTTCGTTGTCGGCTGCAACAACTGCGCCTGGAAGTGTCACTCCGGAGGAGAAGGCGAAACCGAAAAAATGGCCGAGCGGTTGACCCGGCGCGGCGTAGAGGTGGTCGGCTATACCGTTCCCGGTCCCCAAGGCATGTCGCTTTGCAAGCTGGATCATACCCGCAAGGTGCTCCAGGAAGATTACGCCGACCAGATTGCCAACGCCGACAGCTTCCTGGTTCTGGGTTGCGGCCAGGGCGTTCACACGGTCATCGACGCCACCGACGGCGGCATGGTGCATCCGGGCTGCGATACCATATTTGGCGGTGAAACCGTATCGGCAGAAGACATCGAGGAATACTGTTCCCTGTGCGGCGAGTGCATCATCGAATTCACCGGAGGCCTGTGCCCCATGACCCTGTGTTCCAAGCAGCTGCTCAACGGACCCTGCGGCGGCGCCGAAAATGGCATGTGCGAGGTGGACAAGGAGCGCCCCTGCGGCTGGGTGATGATCTACGAGCGGCTGAAAAAACTGGGCCGGCTGGAACTGCTCGATCCCTATCAGAAGCCCAAGAATCACGCCAAGTGGAGCCGCCCCCGGACGCTGAAGGTCAGCGAAACCGAAGCCACCTTCTGTTCCCAGGCCGGCAAGGTCACCGTCAGCAACCAGGACTGA
- a CDS encoding methylenetetrahydrofolate reductase, whose product MKLTTLFDKGEFVVTGEVGPIKGAVNRDKSIDPTCTQEAKYLQGWVHAVNVTDNQSAVMRLGSLAASVGLKQKGIEPVYQLTCRDRNRIALQSDLLTAYSLGIDNVLLITGDHIQLGDHKEAKPVFDLDSVQLIDMAMGLRNGHDITGNEIENPPDMAYGAVVNPNFEPLDLQLMKMKKKVDAGAEFFQTQAVYDRKVFETFMNKASKMNVPIQVGLVVLKSPQMGKFMNKNVSGIEVPQSWIDEIGSVEKEDRKMKAAEMMGRFLAEIKDMVQGVHLMPLGWADIVPKILQTARIAV is encoded by the coding sequence ATGAAACTGACCACCCTGTTCGATAAAGGCGAATTTGTCGTTACCGGTGAAGTGGGTCCCATCAAGGGCGCCGTCAACCGGGACAAATCCATCGATCCCACCTGTACCCAGGAGGCCAAATACCTGCAGGGATGGGTTCATGCGGTCAACGTCACCGACAACCAGAGCGCCGTGATGCGGCTGGGGTCTCTGGCTGCCAGCGTGGGGCTGAAGCAAAAAGGGATCGAGCCGGTCTACCAGCTCACCTGCCGGGACCGCAACCGCATCGCCCTGCAGAGCGATCTGCTCACCGCGTACTCGCTGGGAATCGACAACGTTTTGCTGATTACCGGCGACCACATCCAACTCGGCGACCACAAGGAGGCCAAGCCGGTGTTCGATCTGGATTCGGTGCAGCTCATCGACATGGCCATGGGTCTGCGCAACGGCCATGACATTACCGGCAATGAAATCGAAAATCCGCCGGACATGGCCTACGGCGCCGTGGTCAATCCCAACTTCGAGCCGCTGGATCTTCAGTTGATGAAAATGAAAAAGAAGGTCGATGCCGGCGCCGAGTTTTTCCAGACCCAGGCGGTGTACGACCGCAAGGTGTTCGAAACCTTCATGAACAAGGCGTCCAAGATGAACGTTCCCATCCAGGTGGGGCTGGTGGTGCTAAAATCCCCCCAGATGGGCAAGTTCATGAATAAAAACGTATCCGGTATCGAGGTGCCCCAGTCCTGGATCGACGAGATCGGGAGCGTGGAAAAGGAAGACCGCAAAATGAAAGCGGCCGAGATGATGGGCCGCTTTCTCGCGGAGATCAAAGATATGGTTCAGGGCGTGCATCTGATGCCCCTTGGATGGGCCGACATCGTTCCCAAGATCTTGCAGACCGCCCGCATCGCGGTATAA
- the galU gene encoding UTP--glucose-1-phosphate uridylyltransferase GalU — translation MKVRKAVFPVAGLGTRFLPATKAMAKEMLPIVDKPLIQYAVEEAYASGITEIIFVTGAGKKAIENHFDHSCELEHMLMARGKDAELKQIHGLIPESGSISYTRQAQPLGLGHAIWCARNLVGNEPFAVLLADDLIKAEKPVLKQMIEKFDKLQSSIVSVVEVAPQDTSKYGILDADPPVDGVTKIRGLVEKPAPEKAPSNLAIIGRYVLTPEIFEILDNKEVGAGGEIQITDAMARLLKTQDIYGYRYEGTRFDCGDKAGFQMANLAFSFDRPEMRERLLPFIRQLIESY, via the coding sequence ATGAAAGTCAGAAAAGCGGTTTTTCCCGTCGCCGGTTTAGGTACCCGTTTTCTTCCGGCCACCAAGGCCATGGCCAAGGAAATGCTTCCCATCGTGGACAAACCCCTGATCCAGTATGCCGTCGAAGAGGCCTATGCCTCCGGTATCACGGAAATCATCTTTGTCACCGGTGCCGGCAAGAAGGCCATCGAAAACCATTTCGATCACAGCTGCGAACTGGAACACATGCTCATGGCCCGGGGCAAGGACGCTGAACTGAAACAGATCCACGGCCTGATTCCGGAATCCGGCTCCATCAGCTACACCCGCCAGGCCCAGCCCCTGGGTCTGGGACATGCCATCTGGTGCGCCCGCAATCTCGTGGGCAACGAACCCTTTGCCGTTCTGCTGGCCGACGATTTGATCAAGGCGGAAAAACCGGTCTTGAAGCAGATGATCGAAAAATTCGACAAGCTGCAGTCTTCCATCGTTTCGGTGGTGGAGGTGGCTCCGCAGGATACCAGCAAATACGGCATCCTGGACGCCGATCCACCGGTGGACGGCGTCACCAAGATTCGCGGACTGGTGGAAAAGCCAGCGCCGGAAAAGGCGCCTTCCAATCTGGCCATCATCGGCCGGTATGTCCTTACCCCGGAAATTTTCGAGATCCTGGACAATAAGGAAGTGGGTGCCGGCGGTGAAATCCAGATTACCGATGCCATGGCCCGGCTGCTAAAAACCCAGGATATTTACGGCTACCGCTACGAAGGCACCCGCTTCGACTGTGGTGATAAAGCCGGTTTTCAGATGGCCAACCTGGCCTTTTCCTTCGACCGGCCGGAAATGCGCGAGCGGCTGCTGCCCTTTATCCGGCAGCTGATCGAGTCTTATTAG
- a CDS encoding branched-chain amino acid aminotransferase produces MQISITKADQLKPKPDENKLGFGTIFTDHMFNMDYSVEKGWHNPRIEPYGPISMDPSTMVLHYGQGVFEGLKAYRNKQGKIQLFRPQENFKRINHSNRKLCIPEIDEAFALDALKQLLDVEQAWVPSQPGTSLYIRPTIIAMDPFLGVRASFTYRFFIILSPVGAYYAEGFNPVKIMVTKDHVRAVRGGMGDTKTPGNYAASLFAGEAAHKAGYTQVLWLDGVELKYIEEVGAMNIFFVIDDELITPMLSGSILPGVTRNSVLELGKTWGLKVSERKISIDEVMNAHASGHLKEIFGSGTAAVISPVGELKYGDTVITVGDGQVGPLAHRFFEAIQDIQYGAIEGPAAWIETV; encoded by the coding sequence ATGCAGATTTCCATCACCAAAGCCGATCAACTGAAACCCAAGCCGGATGAAAACAAACTGGGATTCGGCACTATTTTTACCGACCACATGTTCAACATGGACTACAGCGTGGAAAAGGGGTGGCATAACCCGCGCATCGAGCCTTATGGTCCTATTTCGATGGACCCCTCTACCATGGTTCTGCACTATGGCCAGGGCGTTTTCGAAGGGCTGAAAGCCTATCGCAACAAACAGGGCAAGATTCAGCTATTCCGGCCCCAGGAAAATTTCAAACGGATCAACCACTCCAACCGCAAGCTCTGCATCCCCGAAATCGACGAAGCCTTTGCCCTGGACGCACTCAAGCAACTGCTGGACGTCGAACAGGCGTGGGTGCCCAGCCAGCCGGGGACCTCCCTGTACATCCGGCCGACCATCATTGCCATGGACCCCTTTTTAGGCGTCCGGGCGTCGTTCACCTACCGGTTCTTCATCATTCTGAGTCCGGTGGGGGCCTACTATGCCGAAGGGTTCAATCCGGTAAAAATCATGGTCACCAAGGATCATGTCCGCGCCGTTCGCGGCGGTATGGGGGACACCAAGACCCCGGGCAACTATGCGGCCAGCCTGTTCGCCGGCGAAGCGGCCCACAAGGCCGGCTATACCCAGGTGCTATGGCTGGACGGCGTCGAGTTGAAGTATATCGAAGAAGTTGGCGCCATGAATATTTTCTTCGTCATCGACGACGAACTGATCACCCCCATGCTTTCGGGCAGCATCCTGCCCGGCGTCACCCGCAATTCGGTACTCGAATTGGGGAAAACATGGGGGCTGAAGGTCTCCGAGCGCAAAATCAGCATCGACGAAGTGATGAACGCCCACGCTTCGGGCCACCTCAAGGAAATTTTCGGCTCCGGCACTGCCGCCGTCATTTCGCCGGTGGGCGAACTGAAATACGGAGACACCGTCATCACCGTCGGTGACGGGCAGGTCGGCCCCCTGGCCCATCGCTTTTTCGAGGCCATTCAGGATATTCAGTACGGCGCCATCGAAGGCCCGGCAGCGTGGATTGAAACGGTCTGA
- the ugpC gene encoding sn-glycerol-3-phosphate ABC transporter ATP-binding protein UgpC, which translates to MAQVILKDIVKKFGKTEVVHGISLDIGNKEFVVLVGPSGCGKSTVLRMVAGLEKITSGSVSIGERVVNNVAPKDRDVAMVFQNYALYPHMNVFNNMSFGLKLSKTPKAEILERVNEAAGILGLEELLQRKPHQLSGGQRQRVAMGRAIVRKPSVFLFDEPLSNLDAKLRTQMRTEIKRLHQKVQATIIYVTHDQVEAMTLADRIVVMRNGNIEQVGQPMELFQNPTNTFVAGFIGSPPMNLVPARIVSNGDRLDIRFNDQLSIPVPEKENMAIQPETDVIMGLRTEDFTVDNGNGGFPDEWKVEGVVEVVEPLGGETHMHMNFNGISFIAKSEGRRIFKAGQQLRMAMNLNHLHLFDAGTTRSIY; encoded by the coding sequence ATGGCACAGGTCATTCTCAAGGACATCGTTAAAAAATTCGGCAAGACGGAAGTGGTTCACGGCATCAGTCTGGATATCGGCAACAAGGAGTTCGTGGTCCTGGTCGGCCCTTCCGGGTGCGGCAAATCCACGGTACTGCGCATGGTGGCCGGCCTCGAGAAGATCACCTCGGGTTCGGTCAGCATCGGCGAACGCGTTGTCAACAATGTCGCGCCCAAGGACCGGGATGTGGCCATGGTCTTTCAAAACTACGCCCTCTATCCCCACATGAATGTCTTCAACAACATGAGTTTCGGACTCAAGTTGAGCAAAACCCCGAAGGCGGAGATCCTCGAACGGGTCAACGAAGCCGCCGGCATATTGGGCTTGGAGGAACTGCTGCAGCGCAAGCCGCATCAACTATCCGGCGGCCAACGCCAACGCGTGGCCATGGGCCGGGCCATCGTCCGCAAGCCCTCCGTTTTTCTCTTCGATGAGCCGCTGTCCAACCTGGACGCCAAACTGCGAACCCAGATGCGCACCGAAATCAAACGGCTGCATCAGAAAGTGCAGGCCACGATCATTTACGTCACCCATGACCAGGTGGAGGCCATGACCCTGGCCGACCGCATCGTGGTGATGCGCAACGGCAATATCGAACAGGTGGGCCAACCCATGGAGCTGTTTCAGAATCCGACCAACACCTTTGTGGCCGGCTTCATCGGCAGCCCCCCCATGAACCTGGTGCCCGCCCGCATTGTCAGCAACGGCGACCGCCTGGATATCCGCTTCAACGACCAGCTCAGCATACCCGTCCCTGAAAAGGAAAATATGGCGATTCAGCCGGAAACCGATGTGATCATGGGCCTGCGTACCGAAGACTTCACCGTGGACAACGGCAACGGCGGTTTTCCCGACGAATGGAAGGTCGAAGGCGTGGTGGAAGTCGTCGAACCGCTAGGGGGTGAAACCCACATGCACATGAATTTCAATGGGATTTCTTTCATCGCCAAAAGCGAAGGCCGCAGAATTTTCAAGGCAGGCCAGCAGTTGCGCATGGCCATGAACCTGAACCATCTGCATCTGTTCGACGCCGGTACCACCAGGAGCATCTATTGA
- the ugpB gene encoding sn-glycerol-3-phosphate ABC transporter substrate-binding protein UgpB: protein MMKKFMMLAVMVVLAVFAADQVFAKPIEIHWWHAMRGARGETLQKIVDAFNASQSDYVVVATNKGNYDETVNAGVAAYRAKKHPHILQSFEVGTLTMMLSGAIYPVYKLMADQGYKIDWDSYLQPVLSYYVDENNNLLSMPFNSSTPVMYYNVDLFKAAGIDLPSKTEPLTWDQVGDITAKLVASGVKKGMVTSWQSWVQVENYSAIHDMPFASKANGYEGLDCELMINNPKVVGHLARLKSWMADNRFSYEGQKYQGPQAAFVGGDAAILMESISGIGNVKKNAKFAWDLAPLPVEASMKEPQNSIIGGASLWVMKGHPKKEYKGVAAFLDFLAQNDMQELWHMETGYFPITVTAYESLKKKGYFDENPYQEVGINQMTRRRPTKNSRGLRLGYFVQIRNIINEEMELIWNGSKTPQQAMDDAVARSNEKLREFEKTYK from the coding sequence ATGATGAAAAAATTCATGATGTTGGCGGTAATGGTGGTCCTGGCGGTGTTCGCCGCCGACCAGGTGTTTGCCAAACCCATTGAAATTCACTGGTGGCACGCCATGCGCGGCGCCCGTGGCGAAACCCTGCAAAAGATCGTCGATGCCTTCAATGCGTCCCAGAGCGATTATGTCGTGGTGGCAACCAATAAGGGCAATTATGACGAAACGGTCAATGCCGGCGTGGCAGCCTACCGGGCCAAAAAACACCCCCACATTCTACAGTCTTTCGAGGTAGGCACCCTGACCATGATGCTCTCCGGCGCCATCTACCCGGTCTACAAGCTGATGGCCGATCAGGGCTACAAGATCGATTGGGACAGCTACCTGCAGCCGGTGCTTTCCTACTACGTGGATGAAAACAACAACCTGCTTTCCATGCCGTTCAACTCCTCCACCCCGGTGATGTACTACAATGTCGACCTGTTCAAAGCCGCGGGCATCGATCTGCCGTCCAAGACCGAGCCGTTGACCTGGGATCAGGTGGGCGACATCACGGCCAAGCTGGTGGCCTCCGGCGTGAAAAAAGGCATGGTGACTTCCTGGCAGTCCTGGGTCCAGGTCGAAAACTACAGCGCGATTCACGACATGCCATTTGCATCCAAAGCCAACGGCTACGAAGGCCTGGATTGCGAACTGATGATCAACAACCCGAAGGTGGTCGGCCATCTTGCCCGGCTCAAGTCCTGGATGGCGGACAACCGCTTTTCCTATGAGGGACAGAAATACCAGGGCCCGCAGGCAGCCTTTGTTGGCGGAGATGCTGCCATCCTGATGGAGTCCATCAGCGGTATCGGCAATGTGAAGAAGAACGCCAAGTTCGCCTGGGATCTGGCGCCCCTGCCCGTGGAAGCCAGCATGAAGGAACCCCAGAACAGCATCATCGGCGGTGCATCCCTGTGGGTAATGAAAGGCCATCCCAAAAAAGAGTACAAGGGTGTGGCGGCCTTCCTCGACTTTCTGGCCCAGAATGACATGCAGGAGTTGTGGCATATGGAAACCGGGTATTTCCCGATTACCGTGACTGCTTACGAATCCCTGAAGAAAAAGGGCTACTTCGACGAAAATCCCTACCAGGAAGTGGGTATCAACCAGATGACCCGCCGCAGACCCACCAAAAATTCCCGGGGGCTTCGCCTGGGCTACTTCGTTCAGATCCGCAACATCATCAACGAAGAGATGGAACTGATCTGGAACGGCTCCAAGACCCCGCAGCAGGCCATGGACGATGCAGTGGCGCGCAGCAACGAAAAGCTGCGTGAGTTCGAAAAGACCTACAAATAG
- the ugpA gene encoding sn-glycerol-3-phosphate ABC transporter permease UgpA translates to MIKRSHFTSKTLAYLLITPQILVTLTFFYWPAIQGVLQSVMLSDPFGRRSRFVWFDNFINIFTDSLYLKSIGITLVFSLATAVTSIAFGLFLASLANRALRAKALIRTMLIWPYAVAPAISGILWLFLLHPSFGVVAYFLQYRLGVDWNPVLSGTDAFIMVVLASAWKEISYNFVFFMAGLQAVPHSLIEAAAMDGAGPFRRFWTITFPLLSPTLFFLMVMNVIYAFFETFGVIHTVTQGGPGGATNTLVYKVYQDGFIGLNLGSSAAQSVVLMILIVTITVFQFRFVERKVQYSL, encoded by the coding sequence ATGATCAAGCGCTCCCATTTTACCTCGAAAACCCTGGCCTACCTGCTGATCACGCCGCAGATCCTGGTCACCCTGACCTTCTTTTACTGGCCGGCGATTCAGGGGGTGCTGCAGTCGGTCATGCTCAGCGACCCTTTCGGCCGGCGCAGCCGTTTCGTCTGGTTCGACAATTTCATCAATATTTTTACCGATTCGCTTTATCTGAAATCCATCGGCATCACCCTCGTCTTCAGCCTGGCCACCGCCGTCACCAGTATCGCCTTCGGCCTCTTTCTGGCGTCCCTGGCCAACCGGGCCCTGCGGGCCAAGGCCCTGATTCGTACCATGCTGATCTGGCCCTATGCCGTGGCACCGGCGATCTCCGGCATATTGTGGCTTTTTTTGCTGCACCCTTCCTTCGGCGTCGTGGCCTATTTCCTTCAGTATCGCCTTGGCGTTGACTGGAATCCGGTGCTTTCCGGAACCGACGCATTCATCATGGTTGTTTTGGCCAGCGCATGGAAAGAAATCAGCTATAATTTTGTATTCTTTATGGCCGGACTTCAGGCCGTACCCCATTCGCTGATCGAGGCGGCGGCCATGGATGGGGCCGGGCCTTTCCGGCGATTCTGGACCATCACCTTCCCGCTGCTTTCCCCCACGCTTTTTTTTCTGATGGTCATGAATGTCATCTACGCCTTTTTCGAAACCTTCGGCGTGATCCATACCGTCACCCAGGGAGGTCCCGGCGGGGCCACCAACACACTGGTTTACAAAGTCTACCAGGACGGATTCATTGGCTTGAACCTGGGATCATCGGCCGCTCAGTCCGTGGTGCTCATGATCCTGATCGTTACCATCACCGTGTTCCAGTTCCGTTTCGTGGAGCGCAAAGTCCAATATTCCCTGTGA
- a CDS encoding ABC transporter permease subunit — MVERTPILDALTYGFLMLGICIVGFPIFYTIVAATLPIEEVSKVPMPLMPGDQFWVNIRTAWEQGDLGQQLMNSFIMASGITIGKICVSMLGAFSIVYFDYRFRKVAFATVFCTLMLPVEVRILPTYEIAANIFGPLQWLVDTLHLNSLIQWWVGNDFEIALEWSLLDSYTGLILPLVASATCTFLFRQFFLTVPEELCEAAKLDGASAMMFFHRILLPLSVTNIAALVVIEFVYGWNQYLWPLLITTDPNMTTAVIGLQDLIPQVDDIPYWNVAMAGSLLVMLPPILVVLFMQRWFVKGLVEREK; from the coding sequence ATGGTCGAACGCACCCCCATACTCGACGCACTGACCTACGGATTCCTGATGCTGGGCATCTGCATCGTGGGGTTTCCCATATTTTACACCATCGTGGCAGCGACGCTTCCCATCGAGGAGGTTTCCAAGGTGCCCATGCCCCTGATGCCGGGGGACCAGTTCTGGGTGAACATCAGGACGGCCTGGGAACAGGGCGACCTGGGGCAGCAATTGATGAATTCGTTCATCATGGCCTCGGGCATCACCATCGGCAAAATCTGCGTCTCCATGCTGGGCGCTTTTTCAATCGTCTATTTCGACTACCGTTTCCGCAAGGTGGCCTTTGCGACGGTCTTCTGCACCCTGATGCTGCCGGTGGAGGTACGCATCCTGCCCACCTACGAAATCGCGGCCAACATTTTCGGCCCCCTGCAATGGCTGGTGGACACGTTGCACCTCAACAGCCTGATCCAGTGGTGGGTGGGCAATGACTTTGAAATCGCGCTGGAGTGGAGTTTGTTGGACAGTTACACGGGGTTGATCCTGCCCCTGGTGGCCTCGGCCACCTGCACCTTTCTCTTCCGCCAGTTTTTTCTCACCGTTCCGGAAGAGTTGTGCGAGGCGGCCAAGCTGGACGGCGCCTCGGCCATGATGTTTTTCCACAGAATCCTATTGCCCCTTTCGGTGACCAACATTGCCGCCCTGGTGGTCATCGAGTTCGTCTACGGTTGGAACCAGTACCTGTGGCCGCTGCTGATCACCACCGACCCGAATATGACCACGGCAGTCATCGGCCTCCAAGATCTGATTCCCCAGGTGGATGACATTCCCTACTGGAACGTGGCCATGGCCGGCTCCCTGCTGGTGATGTTGCCGCCCATCCTGGTGGTGCTTTTCATGCAGCGCTGGTTTGTCAAGGGGCTGGTGGAACGCGAGAAGTGA
- a CDS encoding response regulator, with protein sequence MKIMIVDDERVSRIKMQQILKGYGECHAVENGLTAIKSFTEALLDEKPFDLITLDISMPDLGGPEVLESIRKLESKNGITVENRSKILMVTAHSDYPTVVASIEAGCNDYIKKPFSEERVLLKLNKMNLA encoded by the coding sequence ATGAAAATCATGATCGTGGATGACGAACGGGTAAGCCGGATAAAAATGCAGCAGATTCTCAAGGGCTACGGCGAGTGCCACGCGGTGGAGAATGGCTTGACTGCCATAAAATCTTTTACGGAAGCACTGCTGGATGAAAAACCCTTCGATCTGATCACCCTGGATATCTCCATGCCGGATTTGGGAGGACCGGAAGTACTGGAGTCCATTCGCAAGCTGGAGTCCAAAAACGGCATTACCGTGGAAAATCGCAGTAAAATACTGATGGTAACGGCCCATTCCGATTACCCGACGGTCGTCGCCAGCATCGAGGCGGGCTGCAACGATTATATTAAAAAGCCTTTTTCAGAGGAGCGCGTCCTGCTCAAACTGAACAAGATGAATCTCGCCTGA